In the Pygocentrus nattereri isolate fPygNat1 chromosome 19, fPygNat1.pri, whole genome shotgun sequence genome, one interval contains:
- the gad3 gene encoding glutamate decarboxylase 1 produces MEIKQDDRQLISWSKQDGGSFENADKPNGQHLASDFSSLHSKDLLPAKNGEEVTKHFLQELLNILLAYISKSLNRSSKVLDFHHPHQLKEGLEGFSLELQDQPDNLEQLLVDCQDTLKYGVKTAHPCFFNQLSTGLDIIGLAGEWVTSTANTNIFTYEIAPVFILMEDIIFKKMHSIIGWSEKEGDGIFCPGGTMSNLYSVLLARYHFFPRVKTAGMLALPPLALLTSTHSHFSIKKSAAVLGIGSESVFLVKCDERGKMIPKELESSIRTAKSKGLVPFYVNATAGTTVYGAIDPLNDIADICERFGLWMHVDAAWGGGLLLSKRHRMKLQGIDRASSITWNPHKMMGVPLQCSVILVQKKGLLQECNQLCAEYLFQPDKHYDVSYDTGDKSIQCGRHVDIFKLWLMWKAKGSEGFESQVNHCLENAEYLYYKLKSRKDFQLVFQSQPEHSNVCFWYLPTSVRNMPPGPERDRELHMVAPKIKAKMMEEGMTMIGYQPLGDKVNFFRCVFSNPATQKEDVDFLLDEITRLGRELYS; encoded by the exons ATCTTCTTCCTGCAAAGAACGGGGAGGAGGTGACCAAGCACTTCCTGCAGGAGCTGCTCAACATTCTGCTGGCGTACATCAGCAAGTCTTTGAACCGCAGCTCCAAAGTGCTCGACTTCCACCATCCCCACCAGCTGAAGGAAGGTCTAGAGGGCTTCAGCCTGGAGCTCCAGGACCAGCCAGACAACCTGGAACAGCTGCTAGTAGACTGCCAGGACACCCTGAAATATGGAGTCAAGACCG CTCACCCATGCTTCTTCAACCAGCTGTCAACTGGACTGGACATCATTGGACTAGCAGGGGAATGGGTCACGTCAACTGCGAATACAAACAT ATTCACCTATGAGATTGCACCAGTGTTCATCCTCATGGAAGACATCATCTTCAAGAAAATGCATTCTATTATTGGCTGGTCTGAAAAGGAGGGAGATGGCATCTTCTGCCCAG GAGGCACAATGTCTAATCTTTACAGTGTGTTGCTGGCCAGATATCATTTCTTCCCAAGGGTGAAAACTGCAGGGATGCTTGCCCTGCCGCCTCTCGCCCTCCTCACCTCCACACAT AGTCATTTTTCGATCAAGAAGTCTGCGGCTGTCCTCGGGATTGGCTCTGAAAGTGTGTTTTTAGTGAAGTGTGATGAAAG ggGTAAAATGATTCCAAAAGAACTAGAATCCAGTATCAGAACAGCAAAGTCCAAG GGTCTGGTTCCATTCTATGTAAACGCCACTGCAGGGACCACCGTGTATGGAGCCATTGACCCTCTCAATGACATAGCAGACATCTGTGAGAGATTTGGCCTGTGGATGCATGTGGAT GCAGCTTGGGGAGGTGGCCTGCTCTTGTCTAAGAGGCACCGGATGAAACTGCAAGGCATAGATAG GGCCTCATCCATCACCTGGAATCCCCACAAGATGATGGGCGTCCCTTTGCAGTGTTCAGTCATTCTAGTGCAAAAGAAG GGTCTGCTTCAGGAGTGCAATCAACTGTGTGCCGAGTATCTTTTCCAGCCTGATAAACACTATGATGTGTCCTATGACACTGGAGACAAGAGCATCCAGTGTGGGAGGCATGTGGACATCTTCAAGCTGTGGCTCATGTGGAAGGCCAAG GGCTCAGAAGGATTCGAATCACAGGTCAACCACTGCCTAGAAAACGCAGAGTACCTTTACTACAAGCTAAAGAGCAGAAAGGACTTCCAGTTGGTCTTCCAAAGCCAA CCAGAACACAGTAACGTCTGCTTCTGGTACCTTCCAACCAGCGTGAGGAACATGCCTCCAGgtccagagagagacagggagctTCACATG GTGGCTCCAAAAATCAAGGCGAAGATGATGGAGGAAGGAATGACTATGATTGGCTACCAGCCTCTCGGAGACAAGGTGAATTTCTTCCGCTGTGTGTTCTCCAACCCAGCCACGCAGAAAGAAGATGTTGACTTCCTCCTGGATGAAATCACCCGTCTGGGCCGTGAGCTTTACAGTTGA